In Streptomyces sp. NBC_00414, a single window of DNA contains:
- a CDS encoding helix-turn-helix transcriptional regulator, with protein MQQPRTELGAFLRANRARTEPTDVGLPAGGGSRRVKGLRREEVAVLAGVSADYYARLEQGRERNPSPQVVDAVGRAMRLTPDARTHLFRLAGLHPALTGAPSSDLVHPSLLHLLDAFPAAAAYVLGPAFDVLAKNAVAGALLAPFEGTPNMVRVLFQHPRAKEVFVEWPVVARATVHALRLHAARFANDPGITDLVSEMLEESPEFQRLWQENEVENMTRAFKVFVLPGIGRIELTYQTFDVHDAPGQQLLVGVPRPGSPSAEAIASLTVPAETPSETPTGATPR; from the coding sequence ATGCAGCAGCCCCGGACCGAACTCGGCGCTTTCCTGCGAGCGAACCGTGCCCGTACCGAACCGACCGACGTGGGCCTGCCGGCCGGTGGCGGCAGCCGCAGAGTGAAAGGGCTGCGCCGGGAAGAGGTGGCCGTACTCGCCGGTGTGAGCGCCGACTACTACGCCCGGCTGGAACAGGGGCGTGAGCGCAACCCCTCACCGCAGGTCGTCGACGCGGTGGGCCGGGCGATGCGGCTGACACCCGACGCACGGACCCACCTCTTCCGGCTGGCCGGCCTGCATCCCGCGCTCACCGGGGCCCCCAGCAGCGACCTGGTCCACCCCTCCCTGCTGCATCTGCTGGACGCCTTCCCCGCGGCCGCCGCCTACGTGCTCGGCCCTGCCTTCGACGTCCTCGCGAAGAACGCCGTCGCCGGCGCCCTGCTCGCGCCCTTCGAGGGCACCCCGAACATGGTCCGGGTGCTGTTCCAGCACCCCCGTGCGAAGGAGGTCTTCGTCGAGTGGCCCGTGGTGGCGCGCGCCACGGTGCACGCGCTGCGTCTGCACGCGGCCCGGTTCGCGAACGACCCCGGCATCACCGACCTCGTGTCCGAGATGCTGGAGGAGTCGCCGGAGTTCCAGCGCCTGTGGCAGGAGAACGAGGTCGAGAACATGACCCGGGCGTTCAAGGTCTTCGTCCTGCCCGGGATCGGCCGCATCGAGCTGACGTACCAGACCTTCGACGTCCACGACGCTCCCGGGCAGCAGCTCCTGGTCGGAGTTCCCCGGCCCGGCAGCCCGAGCGCCGAAGCGATCGCCTCCCTCACGGTCCCGGCGGAGACCCCGAGCGAGACGCCGACCGGGGCCACACCTCGCTAG
- a CDS encoding TetR/AcrR family transcriptional regulator, producing MISPQASGTPSPARARLLETASAIFYADGIRHVGVDRIVAEAQVTRATFYRHFPSKEDLVLAHVEQRDQQIRALVTEAFRASTDPEALLVMIMAGIGEEICGPDFRGCPFINAAAEYPDPEHPVRLAVQAHRTWFRQTVLNLVTAAGCSDSEHTTAALVLLRDGAMAGGDLDDPASVREHLMRTARSVIADGRKAR from the coding sequence GTGATCTCGCCCCAAGCTTCTGGAACACCGTCTCCGGCCCGCGCCCGGCTCCTGGAGACGGCCTCCGCCATCTTCTACGCCGACGGCATCCGCCATGTCGGCGTGGACCGCATCGTCGCCGAGGCCCAGGTCACCAGGGCCACCTTCTACCGGCACTTCCCCAGCAAGGAAGACCTCGTGCTCGCCCATGTGGAGCAGCGCGACCAGCAGATCAGGGCACTGGTGACGGAGGCGTTCCGGGCCAGCACCGACCCCGAGGCGCTTCTCGTCATGATTATGGCCGGTATCGGGGAGGAGATCTGCGGCCCCGATTTCCGCGGCTGCCCGTTCATCAACGCGGCTGCCGAGTACCCCGACCCCGAGCACCCCGTCCGGCTGGCGGTCCAGGCACACCGGACCTGGTTCCGGCAGACGGTCCTGAACCTCGTGACCGCCGCGGGCTGCTCCGACAGCGAACACACCACCGCCGCTCTGGTGCTCCTGCGGGACGGCGCGATGGCCGGGGGAGACCTGGACGATCCCGCCTCGGTGCGTGAGCATCTGATGCGCACCGCCCGCTCGGTCATCGCCGACGGGCGGAAAGCCCGGTAG
- a CDS encoding alpha/beta fold hydrolase, with the protein MSRRHSPTADRSRRAVLAVVGATALAAAAVPAVAFGASGETRKTTSAATAASHSTHSTPKPTVLLVHGAWADSSSWSPVVDRLQAQGYPVQAVANPLRGLASDAAYVRSRIESVQGPVVLVGHSYGGAVISKAAADEPQVKALVYVAAFAPAEGESLGALAARNPGSHATPDALNPVPFDLGDGANGVDLYIKPDKYRDVFAGSLSASRANSLAAVQRPISAATLEETATSAAWKDIPSWYLVTRQDHALPPATQRFMAERAHAHTTEVDAPHAVMLTRPDTVAGLIRHAATATR; encoded by the coding sequence ATGTCCCGACGTCACAGCCCCACCGCAGACCGATCACGCCGCGCGGTACTCGCGGTCGTCGGCGCCACCGCCCTGGCCGCCGCTGCCGTACCGGCCGTCGCCTTCGGCGCCTCGGGCGAGACGAGGAAGACCACCTCGGCCGCCACCGCCGCCTCGCACTCCACGCACTCCACGCCGAAGCCGACCGTGCTGCTCGTGCACGGGGCCTGGGCCGACTCCTCCAGCTGGAGCCCGGTGGTCGACCGGCTGCAGGCCCAGGGATATCCCGTACAGGCGGTCGCAAACCCCCTGCGTGGGCTCGCCTCGGACGCGGCGTACGTGCGGAGCCGGATCGAGAGCGTCCAGGGCCCTGTCGTCCTGGTCGGCCACTCCTACGGCGGCGCGGTCATCAGCAAGGCGGCCGCGGACGAGCCCCAGGTGAAGGCACTCGTCTATGTGGCGGCCTTCGCCCCCGCCGAGGGCGAGTCGCTCGGCGCGCTGGCCGCCAGGAATCCGGGCTCCCACGCCACTCCTGACGCGCTGAACCCCGTCCCCTTCGACCTGGGCGACGGCGCGAACGGCGTGGACCTCTACATCAAGCCCGACAAGTACCGTGACGTGTTCGCGGGTTCGCTGTCCGCGAGCCGGGCCAACAGCCTGGCCGCCGTCCAACGGCCCATCAGCGCCGCGACTCTGGAGGAGACCGCGACGAGTGCCGCCTGGAAGGACATCCCCTCCTGGTACCTGGTGACCCGCCAGGACCATGCCCTGCCCCCGGCCACCCAGCGCTTCATGGCCGAACGTGCCCACGCGCACACCACCGAGGTCGACGCGCCCCACGCCGTGATGCTCACCCGCCCGGACACCGTGGCCGGTCTGATCCGTCACGCCGCGACGGCCACCCGCTGA
- a CDS encoding ATP-binding protein — MPVGPHDDGDGCTGSDRQLMQTGYAIGGDDGCIADARHHATAFLERVRAERQASMTARVMDLTQLVVSELVTNACKYAPGPVLMELRVTLETVDVIVWDSDPTVPEAHAADAGRVGQHGLEIVKAVAQDLRIQREPVGKRITARIALSDTPANGATGSTGAAGINDITG; from the coding sequence ATGCCGGTGGGACCCCACGACGACGGTGACGGCTGTACAGGGTCGGACAGACAGCTGATGCAGACCGGCTACGCCATAGGCGGCGATGACGGATGCATCGCCGATGCCCGCCACCACGCCACCGCCTTCCTCGAAAGGGTTCGCGCCGAGCGCCAGGCGTCCATGACCGCCCGTGTGATGGATCTGACCCAGCTGGTGGTCAGTGAACTGGTCACCAACGCCTGCAAATACGCCCCCGGCCCCGTCCTGATGGAGCTGCGCGTCACCCTTGAGACCGTGGACGTCATCGTGTGGGACAGCGACCCGACGGTCCCCGAGGCCCATGCCGCCGACGCGGGCAGGGTCGGCCAGCACGGCCTGGAGATCGTGAAGGCCGTGGCCCAGGACCTGAGGATCCAGCGAGAGCCGGTCGGCAAGCGCATAACGGCCCGCATCGCCCTGTCCGACACCCCCGCGAACGGCGCCACCGGCAGCACCGGAGCCGCCGGCATCAACGACATCACCGGCTGA
- a CDS encoding STAS domain-containing protein, which yields MDQPDQLSVEHSAIDGIRVVTVRGEIDHTVKDTLSEALLSSDSATYPRTVVDLSGVTFMDSSGISVFISAYQAVSDTEGWLRIAGAQESVLRILQIVGMDTLISCHPTVEQALNA from the coding sequence GTGGATCAGCCAGACCAGCTCTCCGTCGAGCACTCCGCGATCGACGGCATCCGTGTCGTGACCGTGCGGGGCGAGATCGACCACACCGTCAAGGACACGCTCAGCGAGGCCCTGCTGTCGTCCGACAGCGCGACGTACCCGCGGACGGTGGTCGACCTCAGCGGAGTGACCTTCATGGACTCCAGCGGGATCAGCGTCTTCATCAGTGCCTACCAGGCCGTGAGTGACACCGAGGGCTGGCTGCGGATCGCCGGCGCCCAGGAATCCGTGCTGCGGATCCTGCAGATCGTCGGCATGGACACCCTCATCAGCTGCCACCCCACCGTCGAACAGGCTCTGAACGCCTGA
- a CDS encoding epoxide hydrolase family protein, with translation MSDVSPQPEPFTPQAEPAALEDLRTRLRATRWPDAPEDAGWSLGTDVGYLRELVAHWADKFDWRAQEAALARLPRFRVRVGGLGIHFVHARAVAPTGPVLPLVLSHGWPDSFWRYSKVVPLLTDPGAHGADPADAFDVVVPDMPGYGYSDRPAGPPLDSIDVAGLWAELMDVLGYARFGAAGGDVGSHVSRYLALDHPERVVAVHRMDGGLPVFTGDPAELTPQERAWFENAAAWGASEGAYGAVHRTRPQTAAAGLNDSPAGLAAWIVEKLRAWSDCGGDIERSFTKDEILTNITLYWLTGTIGSSMRMYNANSAIPSEQLTRRVDVPSGFSLFQGDIVRPPKAWLERTTNAVYVTEPARGGHFAPFEEPELYAEELRAFFRPYRAAATG, from the coding sequence ATGTCGGACGTATCGCCTCAGCCGGAGCCGTTCACCCCGCAGGCCGAGCCCGCGGCACTCGAGGATCTCCGCACACGGCTGCGCGCCACACGCTGGCCGGACGCCCCCGAGGACGCCGGGTGGTCCCTCGGAACCGATGTCGGCTACCTCCGTGAACTCGTCGCCCACTGGGCGGACAAGTTCGACTGGCGAGCGCAGGAGGCCGCGCTCGCCCGGCTCCCCCGCTTCCGCGTCCGGGTCGGCGGGCTGGGCATCCACTTCGTGCACGCCCGGGCCGTCGCGCCGACCGGCCCCGTGCTGCCGCTGGTCCTGAGCCACGGCTGGCCGGACTCGTTCTGGCGCTATTCGAAGGTCGTCCCGCTGCTGACCGATCCCGGTGCGCACGGCGCCGATCCCGCCGACGCGTTCGACGTGGTCGTGCCCGACATGCCGGGCTACGGGTACTCGGACCGTCCCGCCGGCCCGCCGCTCGACTCCATCGACGTCGCCGGTCTGTGGGCCGAACTCATGGACGTCCTCGGCTACGCGCGCTTCGGCGCGGCGGGCGGTGACGTAGGCAGCCACGTGAGCCGCTATCTCGCGCTCGACCACCCCGAGCGGGTCGTGGCCGTCCACCGGATGGACGGAGGTCTGCCCGTCTTCACCGGCGACCCGGCCGAGCTGACACCGCAGGAGCGCGCCTGGTTCGAGAACGCCGCGGCGTGGGGCGCGAGCGAGGGCGCGTACGGCGCGGTCCACCGCACGCGGCCCCAGACCGCCGCCGCCGGGCTCAACGACTCGCCCGCCGGGCTGGCCGCGTGGATCGTCGAGAAGCTGCGGGCGTGGAGCGACTGCGGCGGCGACATCGAGCGGAGCTTCACGAAGGACGAGATCCTGACGAACATCACGCTCTACTGGCTCACCGGGACGATCGGTTCGTCCATGCGCATGTACAACGCGAACAGCGCGATCCCGTCCGAGCAGCTCACCCGCCGGGTCGACGTCCCGTCCGGTTTCTCGCTCTTCCAGGGCGACATCGTCCGCCCGCCGAAGGCGTGGCTGGAGCGCACGACCAATGCCGTGTACGTGACCGAGCCCGCGCGCGGTGGGCACTTCGCGCCGTTCGAGGAGCCCGAGCTCTACGCGGAGGAACTGCGCGCCTTCTTCCGTCCCTACCGGGCGGCGGCGACAGGCTGA